In Archaeoglobus profundus DSM 5631, the sequence TAGTGAAAATTGAGATAACACCTCAAACTCTACTACCTAACGATGTTGCGGATTGCAAGTTAACGTTTACAGCCCAACACGATACATACGTTAGCGGAATAACCTTGATTTCTCCTACAGAAGTTCAGGTTACGCCCTCTTCAATATCAGGAGTAGGCTGGATATCAACTGGCTATACCTACGAGTTTCCTTTCACGATAAAGGCCAAGGAGAGCGGAACTTACACGCTAACGGCCTACGTTCATACATTAAATGGGACTATAAAGCAATCGATAACGATCAGAGTTCTCGATCGAATGCCCGAGATAGTTTTAGATAAGACAATACTCACGCTCAATGAAGTAAACACAGTTCATTTTACTGTGATCTCTCCACTTGACATAAGAAACGTTGTAGTTCAACCGCTTTTCAAAGCAGACCCTCAAATAATATCCGTTCAGAGTGGGAAAGGCTCCTTCAAGTTTGAACCTACGAAACCTCAATCTTTGAAGTTCAAGATCAGCTTTTACAACGGGAAAAACTACCATGAGGTGGTTAGAACAGTTAATGTGAGCTATATGAGTAGTAAGGGCGTAGTGCTGAACGTTACACCGAAGTATCATGCAACTACGATAGGAGATGTAATCCCAATCGATGTAGAGGTTGCCAACTTAAGGGGAGATACAATCTACTCAATAGAGGTGACTGCCAACTTTTCGAAAAAGCAATTCCAAATTCCTGTACTGAAGTCGAGCGAAGTTGCTAGAGTTAAATTCGATTTCTATTCGGAAACATCGGGTGAAAAGATAATCAGGGTAGACGTTAGATACAAAGACGAGTTCGGTAATATTCATTACGAACATAAATTGCTCACGATAAGAGTTATGAACGAAACGGCATTGCAGTTCAGCGGTATCGAAATTGAAAGGAGTTTAAGCGGATTAACTTTGACCGGGGAAGTTTGTAACGTAGGAAAGAGCGAAGCTTACAACATTTACGTCATTGCAAATTCGAATGGAGTTACTAAAACGTATTATATAGACAGCTTGGAACCTTCAGACTTCGATACGTTCGAATTCACATTCAAAAATCACTCGAGAGTCATTATTCTGGAGTTAAAGTGGAGCAACGAGGTTGGAGAAATTCTTGAGACGGAAGAAGTTGTAGAAATCCCAATGGAAAGTTTTAACGTAAAGACTTCGAGCGAGACAGACTATGTCGCAATCGGAGTTAGTGTCTGTGTTCTAGTTTTCGTTATACTTCTAATAGTCTTGGCGTGGAGAAGAAAATGATCGAGCTAATTGACGTCTACAAGGTTTACAAGGTGGGATTGCACGAAGTTACTGCATTGAGAGGAATAAATCTCAAAATCGAAGATGGAGAGTTTGTCATCGTAATGGGCCCATCTGGCAGTGGAAAATCTACGCTACTGTATCTCATGGGTTGCTTAGATAAGCCCACTAGAGGCGAGGTACTAATAGATGGGCTCAACACATCTCAGCTTAACGATAAACAGCTAACCGAACTTAGAAGAGACAAAATCGGTTTCATATTTCAGCAATATTATTTAATACCTACTCTGACGGCTTTGGAAAACGTTGAGTTGCCGATGGTGTTTAAAGGTATTCCTAAAGTTGAAAGGGTAAAGAGGGCCAAAGAACTTCTGTCCTTGGTAGGTTTGGGCGATAAGCTTAACAGAAAGCCCAACGAGTTGAGTGGCGGGGAACAGCAGAGAGTAGCAATTGCAAGGGCTTTAGCTAATGGACCTTCCATTCTTTTGTGCGATGAACCTACTGGAAACCTCGACACAAAAAGCGGTAGAGTTGTTATGGATATTATCAAGAGGCTGAATGACGAAAGAGGAGTTACGGTCGTCTTAGCAACTCACGATCCCTCACTTAAGGTTTACGCTGACAGAGTAATAACGATTAGGGATGGTGCGATATGCTGATTGAGTTGGCTCTGAGAAACCTTAAGAGGATCAAAGTTAGGAGTGCTTTAGCGATTGTTGGGATAATTATCGGCGTGATGGCAATAAGCTCGATTGGGATATTTGGTGAGAGTTTAAAGGCCTCCATTCTTGAAAACTTCAAGGATATAGCTAACGAAGTTATCATTATGCCAGACTACACTCATGGTTACACATCCATAGACGAAAAAACTTTGGAAAAACTAAAACGAATTACTTATGCTGAGATATTACCAATCAAGAGCGATTCCGCTTTAGTTAGCTATAAGGACAAGAAAACATATTTGACAGTTTACGGAATTGATTCGAAGGATGCTGAGAAGTTTTTTGAGGTTGAGGAAGGTAGTTATAAAGGATGTTTAGTTGGTAGTAATGTTGCAGAGTATTTTAAGCTTAGAGTCGGGTCTAAGATCGAGATAGAAGGAAGGGAATTCAGGGTTGGGGGGATTTTGAGGCAAGAGGCGAGATTCGATATCAATCCGAATTTTGCCATAATACTGCCCACGGAAGACTTCGACAAGCTTTTCGATAAAGAAGGATACACCATGGTAATAGTAAAGGTAGATGAGATAGAAAACATAGACAATCTCAAAGAGTACATCAAGAGCGTGATAAACCGAAAGGAGAGCAAGGTTTCGGTTTTCGAGATGAGGAGCATAATAGAAGGTATAAACAGAGCTTTTGCTCAGATAACACTCTTTCTTATGGCGATAGCTGGCGTATCACTTCTAGTAGCTGGTGTGAGCATCTTGAACATAATGTTGATGTCAACAATCGAAAGAACGAAAGAAATAGGAATTATGAGAGCTATTGGTGCGTACAGAGAAACCATACTCAAGCTCTTCCTAACCGAAGCTCTAATTTTAGGTTTAATAGGTAGTATTATTGGCGGTTGTTTAAGCTTCTTGGGTGGTTACGTGATAGATATGCTCATTCTAAAGACTACCAAATACGTTTTTCAACCTTCTTCCGTCTTTTACGTTGTATTAGGAATATCATTCGGAACCGCTACAGCCGTACTAAGCGCACTCTATCCAGCTTGGAAAGCTTCACGTCTTGAACCAATTCAAGCCTTGAGATACGAGTAACGTTTTTAACAGTGTATGATATTTTTCCACCATGATCGAGAAAGAGGAAAACCTTAGAAGCGAAGCGGTAAGAATTTCTGCCCTTCTCATGGCCATTTCAGCAAGAACTGCACCAAAATCAAAGGGTATAGACGATTTGGAGATAGTATATGTGAGTGGTGAAGACAAGGATAGAATTGCCGATAAAATGATAGAGTTGGCTAAGGAGAAAGGTGAAGGATGGAAGAGAGACGGAGAAAGCTTGAAGAAGGCTGAAGGGATTCTAGTAATTGGCGTTAAGGGAGACAAATCTTTAGGATTGAACTGTTCAGCATGCGGCTTCAGAGACTGTAAGGAATTTGAGAATGCAGTTAGGGTTAAGGGAGATTACGACGGGCCAAACTGTGTTTTCAAAATACTGGATTTAGGAATTGCACTAGGTTCTGCTGTGAAGTTAGCGAGTATTATTAACGTTGATAATAGAATAATATACAGAATTGGAGTTGTCGCGAAAATGCTTGGTATAGTTAAATCAACCGTAGCCTTGGGGATTCCCTTGGCTTGTACGGGTAAGAATCCGTTCTTTGATCGAAAATGATCGGATTGATAATTTTGGGTCATGGGAGTAACTTGCCCGATTACAGAAAAGTTGTCGAGATGCACAGAGAGAGATTAGAGAAGCTGGGAATATTTGAGGAAGTTAGAACAGCGTACGTAATAGAAGAGCCAAAGCTTACAGATGTTTTAAGGGATATGCGGAGCAAAAAAGTTCTGGTAGTTCCTCTGTTCATAGCGTACGGAGAACACTTGAGAGAAATCGAGAAAGCCTTATCAGAATTTGGTGACAAGGTTGTTATCTGCGATCCCATCGGGGAGAGTGAACTCGTAACCTACGCAATCCTAATCTCTGCTCTGAGAAGGATAAACGTTTTAAGTTTTGAGTAAACAATCCCGCATGCTTGAGAAACTCATGGAAATTACCAAAAACCATCACGAGCTTTTCAAGTACTCCATTCCATTAATAGCCAGCGAGAATGTGACAAGTTATGCCGTGAGGAGATTTTACCTCAGCGATTTTGGGCACAGGTATGCGGAGGGTTGGATCGGAAAGAGGTTTTATCAGGGTTGTAAGTACATGGACGAGCTTGAGGCTTTTGCTGTTGAGCTAACCAAGAAACTTTTTGGTTGTGAGCATGCAAACGTTCAACCCATTTCTGGAGTAACGGCCAATCTAGCAGCATTTTTCGCTCTGACTAATCCCGGTGACACAATAATATCCGTCTCAGTTCCAGATGGAGGGCACATATCACACGACAGGTTTTCAGCTGCTGGAGTTAGAGGTTTGAAGGTTGAGCACTATCCATTCGATGTCGATAACATGAATATAGATGTCGATGCTACGAAGAGGAAGGTTGAAAAGATGGACGAAAAACCAAAGGTTTTCGTTTTAGGAGCGAGTCTGTTCCTTTTCCCACATCCTGTGAAGGAATTGGTTGAGGTAGCGCATGAGGTGGGAGCGAGGGTAATGTACGATGGCAGTCACGTTTTGGGGTTGATAGCTGGGAAGGAGTTTCAGGATCCTATTAAGGAGGGAGCTGACGTCGTAACAGCTTCAACTCACAAAACATTCCCCGGTCCCCAAAGAGCCGTAATCATGTGTAAAAAAGAGCTTGCAAAGAAGATTGATCATGGCGTTTTTCCCGGTGTAGTCAGCAATCACCACATACACAGTTTAGCTGGATATGCAATGGCTTGCATAGAGATGCTGGAATTTGGAAGGGACTACGCAAGGCAGATTGTCAGAAACGCTAAAGCTCTCGCTGAGGAACTTTACAACCTAGGTTACAACGTCCTTTGCCCTCACTTGGAATTCACCAAGTCTCATCAGGTAGCTGTCGATGTTTCAGATTTTGGAGGAGGAGATTACGTAGCGAAGAAGCTTGAATCGTGCGGCATAATACTCAACAAGAACCTTCTACCTTGGGATGACGTAAAAAATGCTGATAATCCATCTGGGATAAGGATAGGAGTACAGGAAGTAACGAGGTTGGGGATGAAGGAGGATGAGATGAGGGAGATTGCAAGGTTCATAGACATGGCTCTGAAGGATAAAAAACCTATCAAAGATATCAAAAACGAAATCAAAGAGTTCAAATCCAACTTCTTAACAGTCAAGTATACTTTCGAGGAGTGTCCAGCTTATGAATTTCCGAAGGTGGTGTAAATGTATTTGGTTGATAAGGAGAAAGGTGTGGCTCTGATCAAGAACGACAGCGTAGTTACAAGGCATTTAAGATTTAGTGGAAGGATTTTAGCGGGGCTAAGAGTTATATTTTGGGGTAATATAGAAGCTGAAGAAGTTTATCTTGGAAAGGGTTGCGTCGTAATGGGTGATATACTGTGCGATAAGGCGGTTATAGGTGCATGCACGAGGTTTAATAGAATAATAGCGAGCGATTTTGCCTTAATTCAGTCCAAATGCATGGGGAGATATGTTAAAGCTAGGAACGTTCAGATAGCTGAGGGCTGTACGATCGGAGAAGTTGAGGCTGATGAAAATATAATCATAGATGGTAATTCCAAGATCGGGAAGCTGAATGCCAAAAAGATCTTAGCCTTTAGTAACGCTGAAGGGATGGGGAGTGAAGCAGGCAAGACCGAGAGCGAAAGTTAAAATTCCTATCACATATCTCTTCAAATCTATAGGTTCATCAACCATCGGCTTTGGATGTCTCTGCATAGCAAAAAACATCGTTATAAAACCCCAAAAAAGCCACAGAGATGAATTCGTTACAAGACCTAGAATTATCAAGATTATCGGAAGAATTTTGTAAACGTCTTCAGCCATTTCACCTATCATCGCCCTCAATATATGCCCTCCGTCGAGCTGTCCGACGGGTATGAGGTTAAGGAAAGTAACAAACATGCCAACCCAACCAGCAAAAGCTACGGGATGTATGTAAGTCCCGTTAAACCCGGCAAGCCTTGCAATCGCTTCAAACAGTGGTGGAGTTCCGAGCATGAGCGTAAATTCGCCTCTATAGATCGGTTTGAACTCCATTTTCAAGCCTATGTAAGTTACAAGCATCGATGCGAATATTCCAAAAAGGGGGCCAGATACTCCAACATCAAACAGAGCCTTCCTGTTCGGAATTCTACCTCTATGCTTTATAACTGCTCCCAAAGTACCTATAATGCTTGGAAAGGGTATGAAATATGGTAGAGATGTCCTCATTCCCCATTTTCTTGCAAAGATATAATGGCCCATCTCGTGAAATCCGAGAACAAACATTATAGCAACAGAATACGTTATCCCTCCAATTAAATCGAATCTTTCAAACATCCCAGCACCCATCACAGTCGTTGATGCGAATGTTGCTATGAGAAGGACTAAGTTTATCCAGATTCTTTCTCTATACCTTTTCAACTCGATTACGAACTGACCTAACTTAGAATTAACTCTTACATCGTAATCTGTAGTTAAATCCTCTAACAGCCTTTTCAAGCCTTCGAAGTCTATTGGCTGAAGGTGAAACCTTACAACATCTCCCTTCTCTTCAACATGGTAGACTATTGCAAACCTCTCAATCTCTCTTCTCAACGTATCCTTCATACGCATTCACAACCGCAAAGTCTCCACTTTCAAATACTTCAAGAGGATTTATCTCCAGCTTATCCATAAGCGGAATTTCAGCTATTATTGCTCCAACTGCAATTATAGGTTCGGTCTCAATGTTTATTATCGCCTTAGGTGCAGTTCCCTTCTTTTTCATCCTAAGAAGGACGTAAGTTCCAACTGTAGATCCTCTACCGTGCGGAAAGATGAAGATCTTGTTTGCTATCCTTTCTCCACTTATATCACTATCCTCGGCAACAACAACGCCACTCTCAACGTCCACATCCCCTAAGAATGAGAACTTCCTTCTACTGACAATAACCTCTCCTTCCGCATAGCCCTTGGATATTACCCTTCCTCTAATTCTCACAGCCTAAGGCGATACTCTTGACTTAAAACTGTTGTTGAAGTAAGCCTTATAATCAAGACATCGTATGCTGTGCGATGAAAGTACTCGTAGCTGATCCGATTGCAGAAGAGGCTATAGACTTCATGAAAAAGAATGGATTGGAAGTAGATGTCAAAACTGACATCTCACATGAGGAACTGCTTGAAGTTATACAGGATTATGACGCGCTGATAGTAAGGAGCAGAACGAGGGTTACGAGAGATGTAATTGATAGAGCAAAGAAGTTGAAAATAATAGGAAGAGCTGGTGTTGGTGTAGACAACATAGACGTCGATTACGCAACTGAGAAAGGTATAGTTGTAGTTAACGCCCCGGGAGGGAACAGCGTTTCCGCAGCTGAGCACACTATAGGTTTAATCTTATCAATCGCCAGAAAGATCCCTCAAGCGGATAGGAGCGTTAAGGAGGGTAAATGGGAGAGGAAAAAGTTTGTAGGTATTGAGCTTAGGGGTAAGACTCTGGGAATAGTCGGTTTAGGTAGGATAGGTTACGAAGTTGCTAAAAGGATGAGATGTTTTGAGATGAACATACTGGCTTATGACCCATACGTTAGTGAGGAGAGAGCTAAAAGCGTTGGAGCTAAGCTTGTGAGCTTGGAGGAATTGTTAAGAAATTCCGATATAATAACAATACACGTTCCGAAGACTAAAGAGACTGAAAAAATGATCTCTTACAAGGAATTCGAAATTATGAAAGATGGAGTTTACATAATCAACGCTGCAAGGGGTGGAATTGTAGATGAAAAAGCTCTTTACGATGCTTTGGTTAGCGGAAAGGTCGCTGGAGCAGCTTTAGACGTTTACGAGAAGGAACCCCCAGATAAGGATAATCCGCTTTTGAAGCTCGAAAATGTTGTTACTACGCCTCACATAGGTGCTTCAACGAGAGAAGCCCAAATGATGGTTGGAATGACCGTAGCAGAAGATATTGTCAACTTCTTCAAGGGATTACCTGTCAAAAACGCCGTAAACCTCCCAAGTATAGCTCCAGAGGATTATAACTTCCTCATGCCTTTCGTTGAGCTAGCTGAGAAGATTGGTAAGATTGCATGTGCTAGGTTGAACGGAGTCTTTAATAAGGTAAAGATTACCTTCAGAGGTGAAATTGCGAAGAGGAACACCGAGATTGTTACGAGAGCACTACTCAAGGGTCTGCTCAGCCAAATACTATCCGGAGTAAATATAGTCTCTGCGCCGATAGTTGCCAAAGAGAGGGGAATAGTTGTCGAGCAGAGCAAGATTGAGGAATCACACGTATACCCAAGCACGATAGAGGTTACCGTTAGCAACGGTAAGGAGATTTACATCGAGGGTACATGCGTTGGAGAGGAGTGCAGAATTTTAAGGATAGACAAGTACAAGGTAGATTTTGTTCCGAAAGGACATTATGTAATATCCCTGCACGAGGACAAGCCGGGAGTGATAGGTAGGGTGGGGACACTGATGGGTAAATACAACATAAACATAGCTGGAATGATCGTTGGGAGATACGGTGATAAACCAGGCGGAATCCAGCTGATGCTACTGCTTCTGGATGATCCTCCAACTGAAGAAATTCTTAAAAAGATGGTCGAACTTGAAGGTATAATAGACGCGACTTATGTATACTTGTGATTATGAAGGTAGTCGAATACTGTGATGTTTGTGAAGATGAAACGGAACACGAACTCATAAGGCCCGAGAAGAATCTGTACAGGTGTAGGGTTTGCGGTAGTGTGAGGCAGATAATTCCTGAGAGAGAGATCGAAATAAAGGCGATAATAAGTACCAGCGGAGAAAGCGAAGTGGGTAGAGTTAGGGCTAAGGAGAGCGAGATGCTCAGGGTTGGGGAGGAGGTCGTAGTAGAGACTGGAGAGGAAGTTAAAGTGGGGGAAATAACGGCTTTGGAACTCAAAGATAGAAAGAGAGTTGAAATTGCGGAGGCAAAGGATGTCTATACAGTCTGGTTAAGGAACGTCAGCGAGGTCGATGTGAAGTTCAGTTTGCACAAGGGTGCGGTAACAACACCTTACAAGATGAGAACTACCGGCGAAACTGAGTTTGAAGTGGGAGAGAGAATAAACATTGACAACTTCATATTCAGAATAACGAGGATAAAAAAGCTCGATGGAAAACTTTTGAAGAAGAGAGGTGACAGGGCAAAAGCCAAGGAAATAAAGAGAATATATGCCATATTCGAAAGGAAGGTATGAGATTCAGAGACTTTATTGAAGTCGATAATCACTTATTCTCAGTCTTAAAAGGTGGAGATAAAATAATATGTGTCCTTAGATACGTTCCAAACGGCGATAGAGTAAGAGGCAAAAATACTTACAGGAAGATCAAACATTCGGAAGCTTACAGATATCTTAGAGAGTTCTACAACGATGGACTGCACTACATTCCGCTAGAGAGAGTTGAGAAACATTACGATGCTATGAAACTCTTGCCAGAGATTTGCGAGAGGGATGAATGCGTTAAAAAGGTTGCAAACTTCTTTAACCTCGAAAAGATGGGTGTAACTGGATCGAGACTTATAGGACTGTCCAAGGAAGATTCGGATGTTGATTTTGTTCTTTACGACGAATGCTTTAATGTTGGAAGGGAGAAAATAAGGAAGGGTCTGGAGAAAGGAGATTTGGAGAGTCCTGACCTCGAAAAAGTTTATGAAAAAAGAAACGTGGCGCTCCCGTACGAGATTTTTGTTGTTCACGAGAGAAGGAAGTACAATAAGGCCATTATCGACGGTGTTAGTTTTGATATACTCTATGCTGGTAGAGATGCTAATATTGTTAAGGGCGAGAAGGTTGGAAAAGTTGAAGTTAGAGGGAAGGTCATTCAAGCTAGGCCTTTTGAATATCCTGCAGTTTACAAACTCCCTGACTGTGATATCTTATGTTACACTCACACATTCGTCGGTCAAGCTTTCGAGGGAGAATTTATAGAAGCTCGCGGAATACTCGAAATTATTAATGGTAGGAAGGTAGTTATTATTGGAAGTAGAAGAGATATTGAAGATGAGTACGTTGTTTCGCTAACCTTACTTGAAAGGGAGGGGATGATCGATGACTTCGAGATGTGGAAGCGAATATAAATCGAAATTCTCAAGTATCTTGGCACAGGGGGGATCGCAGGTGGTGGGTGAGACCTTGATAAGATTCTTGGATAAAGTGTGTGAGCACGTGCAGAATATCAAGAGTAACTTGGATTTTAAGAAAATAGAGGAGTTTATATCCGCTTTGGAAAATGCGAGATGCATATTCGTTATGGGCGCCGGTAGAAGTGGCTTTGTTGCAAAGGCTTTCGCAATGAGGCTGATGCATTTAGGTTACAACGTCTATGTCGTTGGTGAGACTGTAACTCCGAGGATTAAGCCAGAAGACCTACTAATTGCAATATCTGGATCGGGTGAAACGCTCTCTGTTGTGAACATAAGTAGAAGGGCGAAGGAGGATATAGGTTCAAAGCTTGTAGCAATAACTCAGAGACCTGAATCGACTTTGGCAAAGATGAGCGACATAGTAATAGTTCTCAAGGGTAAGGACAAATACGAAAGAAATCACGAATTATCAAAGCTCGCCCCATTAGGTACTCTATTTGAACTTACAGCTCTGATATTTCTGGATGGACTCGTTGCAGAGATAATGAATTTGAAGCAGTTGACCGAAGAGGACTTGGCTGAGAGACACGCTGTTTTAGAGTAGTTATCCCCTCTGAATCTTTGCATGCATACCTATGATAGAGTTACTTAGGTCAATGCCTCTTATCTCGCAGTCCTCGTCGATTATCGTCCTCCAAATCTTCGCGTTTCTGACAACAGAGTTCTTGAAGATAACTGACTCACTCACGTCGGTATTCTCAACTACACAACCCTCACCAATGTAGGCGTAGGGACCGACTATCGATCTTCCCTTAATTCTCGCGTTTTCTTCGATAACAACTGGTGTAATTACCTTAGCGTATCTATCTATCTCAGCATTTTCATCCACGTAATGCTCCATGTAGAACCTCAAAGCTTCCAAATACGAATCGGCATTACCAACATCGTGCCAGAGCCCTGTGAACGAATAGCCGTATACATTCGTTTTCTCACACAACCAAGATATAAAGCTACCAAGGTTGTCACTGTGCATATTGGATGCTACGTACTCCTGAAGAAGATCAATAGCTTCCTTTGGCAATGCGTAGAGGGCAATTCCTACAAGAGTGGATTTTGGCTCCTTTGGTTTCTCGTAAAATCTTACAATCCTTTCTCCTTCCATTTCGACACTACTGTACCTTTTAACGAGCTCCAAATCACCTACGTCGTACAAACCGACAACGCACGATTTCTTCTCTTTGTAGTAATTTACAAAACCGTCTAGTTCGAAGGAGAATATGTTATCTCCAGCAACAACGAGCATCTCATCACCTAGAATCTTTGAAACCTCAGCCAAGGCTCTAACAGCCCCTAGCTTCTCCTCCTCCTTTGTAGTTTCTTCAACTATCAATTCAACTTCCTTTCCATCAGCCCACCTTCTAAAATCTTCTTCGAACCTTTTGTTGGTTGAAACGTAAACATCACCGAACTTTTTAACTTTCTCGTAAACGTGATCAATTATTGTCTTTCTGCCTACTGGTAAAAGCGGCTTCGCCTTCGTCATGGTGATGGGCCAGAGACGAGTTGCGTAGCCGCCAGCCATTATGACGACGTTCATATCGCAGGTTGTACAATGGGTAAAAATTCTTTCGTCTCGAATGACTTATATAGTTGTGACAACAACTCATCAATTACAATGAGGTGTGCGATCTGCGGAAATACTGCGGTAATAGATGGAATGTGCATCGATTGTTACATGAAGAGAAATAAGTTGTCGTGGGTAGATGACATTATCGAAGTTGTTAGATGTCCGAAGTGTGGATATTTCAAGGTTGGAAGAAGATGGGAGAATTTAGACTTCGAATCAGCTTTACTCGAATTGATCCATTCGAGCGTTAGAATTCACCCACAATTCGATGTAGAACACTTAGAAGTCGAACCTCTTACAACTGGTGAAGTTGGTAAGTACATCATCAGGCTTGTAGGTAATGTAGAAGGTTACGATGTCGTAGATGAGAGCATTGTTGAAGTCAGGTTGAAGAGTAGAACTTGTGAGAGGTGCACAAGGTTATCGGGCGGATACTACGAAGCAATTGTTCAAATAAGGGCTGACGACAGAGAGATTGAAAGAGATGAGCTTGAAACAGTTAAGGACATAATAAATAGAGTTCTGGAAAGGGAAAGCGATAATCAGAAGGCTTTTGTCAGCAAGATAGTTGAGAGAAAGGAGGGAATCGACTTCTATTTCGGAGACAAGAACATAGGTAGGAAGGTTTCGAGGGAAATTGTGAAGGCTTTAGGTGGCAGATTGATTGAAAGCAGGAAGTTGCATACGAGGATTGATGGGAGAGATGTATACAGGTACACGTTTGCCGTCAGATTACCTTGCTACAGAATCGGTGACATAGTTTTGGATAATGGCAGGATATGTATTGTGACTGGCAAGGATAAAGGCATAGACATAGATAACTTGAGCAGTGTGAATTTGAAGGAGCCTAAGGTGGTTAGAAGGAGAGAAGAGCTTGAAAAGGGCGTTGTTGTCAATTATGACGAGTATATAGTTGAGATTGCGAATGAGAGCGGTGTCTTGCAAGCTGTGAAAACTGGGAATGTTGAAATAGGTGAAGAGGTTTACTTCTTCGAGCACGATTCAAGATTCTACGCTATTCCAAAGGAGAT encodes:
- a CDS encoding ABC transporter permease, whose amino-acid sequence is MLIELALRNLKRIKVRSALAIVGIIIGVMAISSIGIFGESLKASILENFKDIANEVIIMPDYTHGYTSIDEKTLEKLKRITYAEILPIKSDSALVSYKDKKTYLTVYGIDSKDAEKFFEVEEGSYKGCLVGSNVAEYFKLRVGSKIEIEGREFRVGGILRQEARFDINPNFAIILPTEDFDKLFDKEGYTMVIVKVDEIENIDNLKEYIKSVINRKESKVSVFEMRSIIEGINRAFAQITLFLMAIAGVSLLVAGVSILNIMLMSTIERTKEIGIMRAIGAYRETILKLFLTEALILGLIGSIIGGCLSFLGGYVIDMLILKTTKYVFQPSSVFYVVLGISFGTATAVLSALYPAWKASRLEPIQALRYE
- a CDS encoding COG1361 family protein — translated: MKKILPILILLAIIQTASAQIVKIEITPQTLLPNDVADCKLTFTAQHDTYVSGITLISPTEVQVTPSSISGVGWISTGYTYEFPFTIKAKESGTYTLTAYVHTLNGTIKQSITIRVLDRMPEIVLDKTILTLNEVNTVHFTVISPLDIRNVVVQPLFKADPQIISVQSGKGSFKFEPTKPQSLKFKISFYNGKNYHEVVRTVNVSYMSSKGVVLNVTPKYHATTIGDVIPIDVEVANLRGDTIYSIEVTANFSKKQFQIPVLKSSEVARVKFDFYSETSGEKIIRVDVRYKDEFGNIHYEHKLLTIRVMNETALQFSGIEIERSLSGLTLTGEVCNVGKSEAYNIYVIANSNGVTKTYYIDSLEPSDFDTFEFTFKNHSRVIILELKWSNEVGEILETEEVVEIPMESFNVKTSSETDYVAIGVSVCVLVFVILLIVLAWRRK
- a CDS encoding sirohydrochlorin chelatase, whose amino-acid sequence is MIGLIILGHGSNLPDYRKVVEMHRERLEKLGIFEEVRTAYVIEEPKLTDVLRDMRSKKVLVVPLFIAYGEHLREIEKALSEFGDKVVICDPIGESELVTYAILISALRRINVLSFE
- the glyA gene encoding serine hydroxymethyltransferase, with translation MLEKLMEITKNHHELFKYSIPLIASENVTSYAVRRFYLSDFGHRYAEGWIGKRFYQGCKYMDELEAFAVELTKKLFGCEHANVQPISGVTANLAAFFALTNPGDTIISVSVPDGGHISHDRFSAAGVRGLKVEHYPFDVDNMNIDVDATKRKVEKMDEKPKVFVLGASLFLFPHPVKELVEVAHEVGARVMYDGSHVLGLIAGKEFQDPIKEGADVVTASTHKTFPGPQRAVIMCKKELAKKIDHGVFPGVVSNHHIHSLAGYAMACIEMLEFGRDYARQIVRNAKALAEELYNLGYNVLCPHLEFTKSHQVAVDVSDFGGGDYVAKKLESCGIILNKNLLPWDDVKNADNPSGIRIGVQEVTRLGMKEDEMREIARFIDMALKDKKPIKDIKNEIKEFKSNFLTVKYTFEECPAYEFPKVV
- a CDS encoding ABC transporter ATP-binding protein → MIELIDVYKVYKVGLHEVTALRGINLKIEDGEFVIVMGPSGSGKSTLLYLMGCLDKPTRGEVLIDGLNTSQLNDKQLTELRRDKIGFIFQQYYLIPTLTALENVELPMVFKGIPKVERVKRAKELLSLVGLGDKLNRKPNELSGGEQQRVAIARALANGPSILLCDEPTGNLDTKSGRVVMDIIKRLNDERGVTVVLATHDPSLKVYADRVITIRDGAIC
- a CDS encoding ferredoxin domain-containing protein encodes the protein MIEKEENLRSEAVRISALLMAISARTAPKSKGIDDLEIVYVSGEDKDRIADKMIELAKEKGEGWKRDGESLKKAEGILVIGVKGDKSLGLNCSACGFRDCKEFENAVRVKGDYDGPNCVFKILDLGIALGSAVKLASIINVDNRIIYRIGVVAKMLGIVKSTVALGIPLACTGKNPFFDRK
- a CDS encoding DUF126 domain-containing protein, which gives rise to MRIRGRVISKGYAEGEVIVSRRKFSFLGDVDVESGVVVAEDSDISGERIANKIFIFPHGRGSTVGTYVLLRMKKKGTAPKAIINIETEPIIAVGAIIAEIPLMDKLEINPLEVFESGDFAVVNAYEGYVEKRD
- a CDS encoding site-2 protease family protein, producing MKDTLRREIERFAIVYHVEEKGDVVRFHLQPIDFEGLKRLLEDLTTDYDVRVNSKLGQFVIELKRYRERIWINLVLLIATFASTTVMGAGMFERFDLIGGITYSVAIMFVLGFHEMGHYIFARKWGMRTSLPYFIPFPSIIGTLGAVIKHRGRIPNRKALFDVGVSGPLFGIFASMLVTYIGLKMEFKPIYRGEFTLMLGTPPLFEAIARLAGFNGTYIHPVAFAGWVGMFVTFLNLIPVGQLDGGHILRAMIGEMAEDVYKILPIILIILGLVTNSSLWLFWGFITMFFAMQRHPKPMVDEPIDLKRYVIGILTFALGLACFTPHPFSVTKG
- the serA gene encoding phosphoglycerate dehydrogenase translates to MKVLVADPIAEEAIDFMKKNGLEVDVKTDISHEELLEVIQDYDALIVRSRTRVTRDVIDRAKKLKIIGRAGVGVDNIDVDYATEKGIVVVNAPGGNSVSAAEHTIGLILSIARKIPQADRSVKEGKWERKKFVGIELRGKTLGIVGLGRIGYEVAKRMRCFEMNILAYDPYVSEERAKSVGAKLVSLEELLRNSDIITIHVPKTKETEKMISYKEFEIMKDGVYIINAARGGIVDEKALYDALVSGKVAGAALDVYEKEPPDKDNPLLKLENVVTTPHIGASTREAQMMVGMTVAEDIVNFFKGLPVKNAVNLPSIAPEDYNFLMPFVELAEKIGKIACARLNGVFNKVKITFRGEIAKRNTEIVTRALLKGLLSQILSGVNIVSAPIVAKERGIVVEQSKIEESHVYPSTIEVTVSNGKEIYIEGTCVGEECRILRIDKYKVDFVPKGHYVISLHEDKPGVIGRVGTLMGKYNINIAGMIVGRYGDKPGGIQLMLLLLDDPPTEEILKKMVELEGIIDATYVYL